In the Clostridium beijerinckii genome, one interval contains:
- a CDS encoding amino acid ABC transporter substrate-binding protein gives MKINSLIKKLTVVAIIATLGVSLVACGGNANKSSESKAAKSALDKDELVIGLDDTFVPMGFKNENGEIVGFDVDLANAVGKKLNKKVKFQSIDWSMKETELNNGNIDLIWNGYSITDERKEKVEFSKPYLSNTQVIVTLADSNIKSKNDLAGKKVGAQNGSTAVDAVEAANGIEKTFDGGKLVTFEDNNAALMDLEAKRLDAIVVDEILARYYMKARGEEKYKILTDNFGSEKYGVGIKKGDTKFVEAFNKALDEVISDGTAADISKKWFEQDIILK, from the coding sequence ATGAAAATAAATAGTTTAATAAAAAAATTAACAGTAGTTGCTATCATAGCTACATTGGGAGTAAGCTTGGTTGCATGTGGCGGGAATGCCAATAAATCATCAGAATCAAAGGCAGCAAAAAGTGCATTAGATAAGGATGAATTAGTAATAGGTTTAGATGATACTTTTGTTCCAATGGGATTTAAGAATGAGAACGGGGAAATAGTTGGATTTGATGTTGATTTAGCAAATGCAGTAGGTAAAAAACTTAATAAAAAGGTGAAATTTCAATCAATTGATTGGAGTATGAAAGAAACTGAACTTAATAACGGTAATATAGATTTAATATGGAATGGATATTCAATTACTGATGAAAGAAAAGAAAAAGTTGAATTTTCAAAGCCATATTTAAGTAATACTCAAGTTATAGTAACATTAGCAGATTCTAATATTAAATCTAAAAATGATTTAGCAGGTAAAAAAGTTGGTGCTCAGAACGGATCAACAGCAGTAGATGCAGTTGAAGCAGCTAATGGAATCGAAAAAACTTTTGATGGTGGAAAACTTGTTACGTTTGAAGATAATAACGCTGCATTAATGGATTTAGAAGCAAAGAGATTAGATGCCATTGTTGTAGATGAGATTTTAGCAAGATATTATATGAAAGCAAGAGGAGAAGAAAAATATAAAATCTTAACTGATAATTTTGGAAGTGAAAAGTACGGTGTTGGAATTAAAAAAGGTGATACTAAATTTGTAGAAGCTTTTAACAAAGCTTTAGATGAAGTTATTTCTGATGGAACTGCAGCAGACATATCAAAGAAATGGTTCGAACAAGATATAATCCTTAAATAG
- a CDS encoding amino acid ABC transporter permease: MSYILEIMPQVLEGLKVTLEIFVLTLVLSIPLGVIVAVMRTSKSLILKQISGIYILIMRGTPLLLQIIVIFFGLPLVGVSFDRFPAAILAFTLNYGAYFGEIFRAGIESIDNGQVEGAKVLGLSSRQTFFRIILPQAFKTVIPPVANEITTLVKDTSLVYVVGMDELLKIGKTAANRDVSLLPLLIVGAVYLVVIAIFSQVLKKIEDKYDYYK, from the coding sequence TTGAGTTATATTTTAGAGATAATGCCTCAAGTATTAGAGGGATTAAAAGTCACATTAGAAATTTTTGTACTTACATTAGTATTATCTATTCCATTAGGAGTAATAGTAGCTGTAATGAGGACATCTAAATCTCTAATACTTAAGCAAATAAGTGGAATATATATTCTTATAATGAGAGGTACTCCTCTGTTATTACAAATTATTGTGATTTTCTTTGGACTTCCTCTAGTAGGGGTCAGCTTTGATAGATTTCCAGCAGCAATTTTAGCATTTACTTTAAATTATGGAGCTTATTTTGGAGAAATATTTAGAGCAGGTATAGAATCTATAGATAATGGACAAGTTGAAGGGGCTAAAGTTTTAGGGTTAAGTTCGAGACAAACGTTTTTTAGAATAATACTTCCTCAAGCATTTAAAACAGTAATACCACCAGTTGCAAATGAAATAACAACTTTAGTGAAGGATACTTCACTAGTTTATGTAGTGGGTATGGATGAGTTACTAAAGATAGGTAAAACTGCTGCTAATAGAGATGTTTCGTTATTACCTCTTTTAATAGTTGGTGCTGTTTACTTAGTAGTAATAGCAATTTTCAGTCAAGTATTAAAGAAAATTGAAGATAAGTATGACTATTATAAATAG
- a CDS encoding amino acid ABC transporter ATP-binding protein: MLKVSNLKKRFGNTEVLKGVNLHIKKGEILVVVGNSGGGKTTLLRCVNELEHCDEGDIEVNGKVLCKNGKYVDKNALKEIRKDIGLVFQNFNLFPHMSVLENLIEAPQKVLGWSKEEAIKKAEETLGFLDLLGKKNNYPFELSGGQKQRVAIGRALVLEPKIMCFDEPTSALDPGLTGEVANLIKRLSEKGMSMMIITHDMDFAKKVSDRIVSMDAGKLQEGLMFEEE; the protein is encoded by the coding sequence ATGCTTAAAGTAAGTAATTTGAAAAAGAGATTCGGAAATACAGAAGTTTTAAAAGGTGTTAATCTTCATATAAAAAAAGGTGAAATATTAGTTGTCGTTGGAAATTCAGGTGGCGGAAAGACAACTTTACTTAGATGTGTAAATGAATTGGAACATTGTGATGAAGGCGATATAGAAGTTAACGGAAAAGTTTTATGTAAAAATGGTAAGTATGTAGATAAAAATGCGTTAAAAGAAATAAGAAAAGATATAGGATTAGTATTTCAAAATTTTAACTTATTTCCGCATATGAGTGTTTTAGAAAATCTTATTGAAGCACCACAAAAGGTGTTAGGATGGTCAAAAGAAGAAGCAATAAAGAAAGCAGAAGAAACTTTAGGTTTCTTAGACTTGTTAGGAAAGAAAAATAACTATCCATTTGAATTATCTGGTGGTCAAAAACAGAGAGTTGCTATTGGAAGAGCATTAGTGCTTGAACCTAAAATAATGTGCTTTGATGAGCCAACTTCTGCACTAGATCCAGGACTAACTGGAGAAGTTGCAAATTTAATAAAGCGTTTAAGTGAAAAAGGCATGAGTATGATGATTATAACTCATGATATGGACTTTGCTAAAAAAGTGTCAGATAGAATAGTATCAATGGATGCTGGAAAATTGCAAGAGGGTCTAATGTTCGAAGAAGAGTAG
- a CDS encoding zinc-ribbon domain-containing protein — translation MEDRTLVCKDCGKEFVFTTGEQEFYKEKGFDNDPVRCPDCRRARKQQRNNRNFDR, via the coding sequence ATGGAAGATAGAACTTTAGTATGTAAAGATTGTGGAAAGGAATTTGTTTTCACAACAGGAGAACAAGAATTCTACAAAGAAAAAGGATTTGACAACGATCCAGTTAGATGTCCTGATTGTAGAAGAGCTAGAAAGCAACAAAGAAACAACAGAAACTTCGACAGATAG
- a CDS encoding phosphoribosylformylglycinamidine synthase gives MLNIRSVFVEKKKGFNVEAQSLLNDFRDNLGVTGLEDVRLVNKYIISDIPEEYYNKALHTIFSEATVDVVYESELPMNEGEVAFGVEYLPGQYDQRADSASECLALLTAEDKVEIKSAKVVLLKGNLSKDDIEKIKKYYINPVDSREVDINSKDLSSLSNIPKDVQILDGFTSKTLDQLKEFHSGQGLAMSIDDLLMIQDYFKGEKRDPSITEIKVIDTYWSDHCRHTTFSTILEDIQIEDNKYTAPIKASYEGYIKSRSYVYGEKEKNKTLMDMAVIAMKELRKRGKLEDLDISEEINACSINVKIETDKGMEDYLVMFKNETHNHPTEIEPFGGAATCLGGAIRDPLSGRTYVYQAMRVTGAADPTVPVEDTLEGKLPQRKITLGAAHGYSSYGNQIGLATGQVEEVYHPNYAAKRMEVGAVIAAAPKENVVREEPALGDVIILLGGRTGRDGVGGATGSSKEHTVDSLNECGAEVQKGNAPTERKLQRLFRNSKVAKMIKRCNDFGAGGVSVAIGELCRGLDIDLDKVPKKYEGLDGTELAVSESQERMAVVVKKEDADEFIRLSNDENLEANLVAHVTDTDRLRLFWRGKNIVDLKRIFLDTNGATQKTNVTVKAPVDYPYVVADIDVKEEWINNLRKLNVSSQQGLSERFDATIGHGTVLMPFGGKYAKTPAEGMAAKIPVLDGESADATLMTFGFNPELGTWSPYHMAYYAVIESISKLVAMGGDYRKARLTFQEYFERLGSESSRWGKPFAALLGAYEAQMAFETAAIGGKDSMSGSFGDLDVPPTLVSFAVGVEKARNIISPEFKEAGSSLVLLQTEKLEDGTINLDKIKKNLDVLYNLIQSGKVISASAVKYGGVSETVTKMTLGNRIGAEIENLTKDELFGFNYGTIVLEVKNGVNVEEEFKECLYKEVGKTISSAVIISKEYDLNLDIEALEKTYEEKLSSVFKIKTEDVEGKVETVLYDKKSTLSPAIKVAKPKVVIPVFPGNNCEYDCARAFEKEGAEVTQVVFRNITKEALNESIERLAKEISTAQILMIPGGFSAGDEPDGSGKFIANALRNEKISNSVMELLKNRDGLALGICNGFQALIKLGLVPYGEIVDIKEDMATLTYNNINRHMSSIISTKVVSNKSPWFSEVNVGDIHSVAISHGEGRFVAPESLIKELIANGQVATQYVDFDGNVSLNMPFNPNGSMYGIEGITSPDGRVLGKMAHSERIGTDLYRNIPGDFDQKIFKAGVEYFK, from the coding sequence ATGTTAAATATTAGAAGCGTATTCGTTGAAAAGAAAAAAGGATTTAATGTAGAAGCTCAAAGTTTATTAAATGATTTTAGAGATAACTTAGGAGTAACTGGATTAGAAGACGTAAGACTTGTTAATAAATATATAATATCAGATATACCTGAAGAATATTATAATAAGGCTTTACATACAATTTTTTCTGAAGCAACAGTAGATGTAGTTTACGAATCAGAATTACCAATGAATGAAGGAGAAGTAGCTTTTGGTGTAGAATATTTGCCAGGTCAATACGATCAAAGAGCAGATTCAGCTTCAGAATGTCTAGCTCTATTAACAGCAGAAGACAAGGTTGAAATAAAATCAGCTAAAGTAGTATTATTAAAAGGAAACCTTTCAAAAGATGATATTGAAAAAATTAAGAAATATTATATAAACCCAGTCGATTCAAGGGAAGTAGATATAAATAGCAAAGATTTATCATCACTTTCAAACATACCTAAAGATGTACAAATCTTAGATGGATTTACCAGCAAGACATTGGATCAATTAAAAGAATTTCATAGTGGACAAGGTTTGGCTATGAGTATTGATGATCTTCTTATGATTCAAGATTATTTCAAAGGAGAGAAAAGAGATCCAAGTATAACTGAAATTAAAGTTATAGATACATACTGGTCAGATCACTGTAGACATACAACATTCTCAACTATATTAGAAGATATCCAAATTGAAGATAATAAATATACAGCTCCAATAAAAGCAAGTTATGAAGGTTATATAAAATCTAGATCATATGTTTATGGCGAGAAAGAAAAGAATAAAACTCTTATGGATATGGCAGTAATTGCTATGAAAGAACTTAGAAAAAGAGGAAAACTTGAAGATCTAGATATTTCCGAAGAAATAAATGCTTGTTCAATTAACGTGAAAATTGAAACTGATAAAGGCATGGAAGATTACTTAGTAATGTTCAAGAATGAAACACATAACCATCCAACAGAAATTGAACCTTTTGGTGGAGCAGCAACATGTCTTGGTGGAGCTATAAGAGATCCACTATCAGGAAGAACTTACGTATATCAAGCAATGAGAGTTACAGGAGCAGCAGATCCAACAGTTCCAGTTGAAGATACATTAGAAGGGAAACTTCCTCAAAGAAAGATAACACTTGGAGCAGCTCATGGATATAGTTCATATGGAAATCAAATTGGTCTTGCAACAGGTCAAGTTGAAGAAGTATATCATCCAAACTATGCAGCAAAGAGAATGGAAGTTGGAGCAGTTATTGCAGCAGCACCTAAGGAAAATGTGGTAAGAGAAGAACCAGCTTTAGGAGATGTTATTATCTTACTTGGTGGTAGAACTGGAAGAGACGGTGTTGGAGGAGCTACAGGTTCATCTAAGGAACATACAGTAGATTCACTTAATGAATGTGGAGCAGAAGTTCAAAAAGGAAATGCACCTACTGAAAGAAAGCTTCAAAGATTATTTAGAAATTCTAAAGTAGCAAAGATGATTAAGAGATGTAATGACTTTGGTGCAGGTGGAGTTTCAGTTGCAATTGGAGAACTTTGCAGAGGATTAGATATAGATTTAGATAAAGTTCCAAAGAAATATGAAGGTCTAGATGGAACAGAACTTGCGGTTTCAGAATCACAAGAAAGAATGGCAGTAGTTGTTAAGAAAGAAGATGCAGATGAATTTATAAGACTTTCAAACGATGAAAACTTGGAAGCCAATTTAGTTGCACATGTTACTGATACAGATAGACTTAGATTATTCTGGAGAGGTAAAAATATAGTTGATTTAAAGAGAATATTCTTAGATACAAATGGTGCAACTCAAAAGACAAATGTTACAGTTAAAGCTCCAGTTGATTATCCATATGTAGTAGCAGATATTGATGTTAAAGAAGAATGGATAAATAATTTAAGAAAATTAAATGTATCATCTCAGCAAGGATTATCAGAAAGATTTGATGCAACAATAGGACATGGAACAGTACTTATGCCATTTGGTGGTAAGTATGCAAAGACTCCAGCAGAAGGAATGGCAGCTAAAATCCCAGTTCTAGATGGAGAAAGTGCAGATGCTACATTAATGACATTTGGATTTAATCCAGAATTAGGTACTTGGAGTCCATATCATATGGCATACTATGCAGTAATTGAAAGTATATCAAAACTTGTAGCTATGGGTGGAGATTACAGAAAAGCTAGGCTTACATTCCAAGAGTATTTTGAAAGATTAGGATCAGAAAGCTCTAGATGGGGAAAACCATTTGCAGCATTGCTTGGTGCATATGAAGCTCAAATGGCATTTGAAACAGCAGCAATCGGTGGTAAGGACTCAATGTCAGGAAGTTTTGGAGATTTAGATGTACCTCCAACATTAGTATCATTTGCTGTAGGAGTAGAAAAAGCTAGAAATATAATATCACCAGAATTTAAAGAAGCAGGATCAAGTTTAGTTTTACTTCAAACTGAAAAACTAGAAGATGGAACTATAAATTTAGATAAGATTAAGAAGAACTTAGACGTACTATATAACTTAATTCAAAGCGGAAAAGTAATTTCAGCATCTGCTGTTAAGTATGGTGGAGTTTCAGAAACTGTTACTAAAATGACACTTGGAAATAGAATTGGTGCAGAAATTGAAAACTTAACAAAGGATGAGCTATTTGGATTTAACTATGGAACTATAGTACTAGAAGTTAAGAATGGTGTTAATGTAGAAGAAGAATTCAAAGAGTGTTTATATAAAGAAGTTGGTAAGACAATAAGTTCAGCAGTTATAATTTCTAAGGAATATGATTTGAATTTAGATATAGAAGCTTTAGAAAAAACATACGAAGAAAAATTAAGCTCAGTATTTAAAATTAAAACTGAAGATGTAGAAGGAAAAGTAGAAACAGTTTTATATGATAAGAAATCAACACTTTCTCCAGCAATTAAAGTAGCTAAGCCAAAGGTTGTAATTCCAGTATTCCCAGGAAACAACTGTGAATATGACTGTGCAAGAGCATTTGAAAAAGAAGGAGCAGAAGTAACTCAAGTAGTATTTAGAAATATTACTAAAGAAGCACTTAATGAATCTATTGAAAGACTTGCAAAAGAAATAAGTACTGCTCAAATTCTTATGATTCCAGGAGGCTTCTCAGCAGGGGATGAACCAGATGGTTCAGGTAAATTCATTGCCAATGCTCTTAGAAATGAAAAGATAAGCAATAGCGTGATGGAATTACTTAAGAATAGAGATGGATTAGCACTTGGTATTTGTAACGGCTTCCAAGCGTTAATTAAATTAGGATTAGTACCATATGGCGAAATAGTTGATATTAAAGAAGATATGGCAACATTGACTTACAACAATATAAACAGACATATGTCTTCAATTATAAGTACAAAGGTTGTTTCAAATAAATCACCTTGGTTCAGTGAAGTTAATGTAGGAGATATACATTCAGTTGCAATCTCGCATGGTGAAGGAAGATTTGTTGCACCAGAAAGCTTAATTAAAGAATTAATTGCTAATGGTCAAGTGGCAACTCAATATGTTGACTTTGATGGAAATGTATCATTAAATATGCCGTTCAATCCAAATGGATCAATGTACGGAATAGAAGGTATAACAAGTCCAGATGGAAGAGTCTTAGGTAAGATGGCACATAGTGAAAGAATAGGAACAGATTTATATAGAAACATCCCAGGAGACTTTGATCAAAAGATCTTCAAAGCAGGAGTAGAATATTTTAAATAA
- the purE gene encoding 5-(carboxyamino)imidazole ribonucleotide mutase, with protein sequence MQVAIFFGSKSDTEVMRGAANALKEFGVEYKAFILSAHRVPEKLEETLEEIQAQGCQVIIAGAGLAAHLPGVIASKTILPVIGVPVKAALEGVDALYSIVQMPKSIPVATVGINNSYNAGMLAVQMLSVNNDELKNKLKEFRLNMKKKFIEENAEGVEL encoded by the coding sequence ATGCAGGTAGCAATATTTTTTGGAAGTAAATCAGACACAGAAGTTATGAGAGGAGCGGCAAATGCTTTAAAGGAATTTGGAGTAGAGTACAAAGCGTTTATACTTTCAGCTCATAGAGTGCCAGAAAAGTTAGAAGAAACATTAGAAGAAATTCAAGCTCAAGGATGTCAAGTTATTATAGCTGGAGCAGGGCTTGCAGCACATTTACCAGGAGTAATAGCATCAAAGACAATACTTCCTGTAATAGGAGTTCCAGTTAAGGCAGCTCTTGAAGGTGTTGATGCATTATATTCTATAGTACAAATGCCAAAGTCAATCCCAGTTGCAACTGTTGGTATAAATAACAGCTACAATGCAGGAATGTTAGCGGTTCAAATGTTATCAGTTAATAATGATGAATTAAAAAATAAATTAAAAGAATTCAGATTAAATATGAAGAAAAAATTCATTGAGGAAAATGCGGAAGGGGTAGAACTATAA
- the purC gene encoding phosphoribosylaminoimidazolesuccinocarboxamide synthase: protein MEKLEMLYEGKAKKIYATDKADEVIVYYKDDATAFNGEKKGQIEDKGIMNNAITSVLFEILEKAGVKTHFIEKLNDREQLCKKVEIVPLEVIVRNVAAGSMAKRLGLEEGFKLKTTVFELSYKDDSLGDPLINDYHAVGIGATTFEELKVIYDMTAKINDTLKAVFKEQNINLIDFKVEFGRCADGTIVLADEISPDTCRFWDATTGEKLDKDRFRRDLGNVKDAYVEILKRISK from the coding sequence ATGGAAAAATTAGAAATGTTATATGAAGGAAAAGCAAAGAAAATTTACGCAACAGATAAGGCTGATGAAGTAATTGTATATTACAAAGACGATGCTACAGCATTCAATGGAGAAAAGAAAGGCCAAATCGAAGATAAAGGTATAATGAATAATGCTATAACTTCAGTATTATTTGAAATATTAGAAAAAGCAGGAGTTAAAACTCATTTTATAGAGAAACTAAATGATAGAGAACAATTATGTAAAAAGGTTGAAATAGTACCACTTGAAGTAATAGTTAGAAATGTTGCAGCAGGAAGCATGGCTAAGAGATTAGGTCTTGAAGAAGGATTTAAACTTAAGACTACTGTATTTGAATTATCATATAAAGATGACTCATTAGGAGATCCATTAATAAATGATTATCATGCAGTTGGAATTGGTGCAACTACTTTTGAAGAATTAAAAGTAATCTATGATATGACAGCAAAAATTAATGACACTCTTAAAGCTGTATTTAAAGAACAAAACATAAACTTAATTGACTTTAAAGTTGAATTTGGTAGATGTGCTGATGGAACAATAGTTTTAGCTGATGAAATATCACCAGACACTTGTAGATTCTGGGATGCAACAACAGGAGAAAAATTAGATAAAGATAGATTCAGAAGAGACTTAGGTAATGTTAAAGATGCTTATGTTGAAATATTAAAGAGAATTTCTAAGTAG
- the purF gene encoding amidophosphoribosyltransferase, which translates to MSNPNFELIMDPSNDKFKDECGVFGVYTNKPIDVASMTYYGLYALQHRGQESAGIAVADGEKIDIHKGLGLITEAFKQEDLQKLKGHIAIGHVRYSTAGGKGIENAQPILVSSKMGPIAMAHNGTLVNADVIKELLEDGGQIFHTTTDSEVIACLIARSAKKGFAKAVVDAMSAVRGSFALTIMSKDRLIGARDPHGIRPLSLGKIEEGYILTSESCALDAIGAEFVRDIEPGEIVIIDSEGIQSYRYSENTKCQTCAFEYIYFARPDSRIDGLEVHTTRVKAGEQLYKEHPLDADVVIAVPDSGIPAAIGYAKASGIPYDTGFIKNRYVGRTFISPSQEIRERAVAVKLNPLKSNLEGKRVILIDDSVVRGTTSKHLVESLRRVGVKEVSFLLASPSVKYPCYFGIDTPYRSELVAANNTIEEIRDMIGADYLGYLSEEGVYKSCGDREEFCMGCFNGVYPVATPVEKEI; encoded by the coding sequence ATGAGTAATCCGAATTTTGAATTAATAATGGATCCAAGTAATGATAAATTTAAGGATGAGTGTGGGGTATTTGGAGTATATACTAATAAGCCAATAGATGTAGCATCAATGACTTACTATGGACTTTATGCTCTTCAACATAGAGGGCAGGAAAGTGCTGGAATTGCAGTAGCAGATGGTGAAAAAATTGACATACATAAAGGATTAGGTTTAATAACTGAAGCATTTAAGCAGGAAGATTTACAAAAGCTAAAAGGTCATATAGCTATAGGCCACGTAAGATATTCAACTGCTGGTGGAAAAGGCATTGAAAATGCTCAGCCAATACTCGTTTCATCAAAGATGGGACCAATAGCTATGGCTCATAACGGAACTTTAGTAAATGCAGATGTAATAAAAGAATTGCTTGAAGATGGAGGACAAATTTTCCATACTACAACAGATTCTGAAGTAATTGCATGTCTTATAGCAAGAAGTGCAAAAAAAGGTTTTGCAAAAGCAGTAGTTGATGCTATGTCAGCTGTTAGAGGTTCATTTGCATTAACTATTATGTCAAAGGATAGATTAATTGGGGCTAGAGATCCACATGGAATTAGACCGCTTTCGTTGGGGAAAATTGAAGAAGGTTACATTCTAACTTCAGAAAGCTGCGCTTTAGATGCAATAGGTGCTGAATTTGTAAGGGATATAGAACCAGGAGAAATAGTTATAATAGATAGTGAAGGAATACAATCATACAGATATTCTGAAAATACTAAATGTCAGACATGTGCTTTTGAATATATTTATTTTGCTAGACCAGACTCTAGAATTGATGGGCTTGAAGTTCATACAACAAGAGTTAAAGCAGGAGAACAGTTATATAAAGAGCATCCATTAGATGCAGATGTTGTTATAGCAGTTCCAGACTCTGGAATACCAGCAGCTATTGGATATGCAAAGGCTTCTGGTATACCTTATGATACTGGATTTATTAAAAACAGATACGTTGGAAGAACTTTTATATCGCCATCTCAAGAAATTAGAGAAAGAGCAGTTGCAGTAAAGTTAAATCCACTAAAATCAAACTTAGAAGGAAAAAGAGTTATACTTATTGATGACTCAGTAGTAAGAGGCACTACATCAAAACATTTAGTTGAATCACTTAGACGTGTAGGTGTAAAAGAAGTTAGTTTCTTACTAGCATCACCAAGTGTTAAGTATCCATGTTATTTTGGAATAGATACACCTTATAGAAGTGAGCTTGTTGCTGCTAATAATACTATAGAAGAGATTAGAGATATGATTGGAGCAGATTATTTAGGATATCTAAGTGAAGAAGGCGTTTATAAGAGCTGCGGTGATAGAGAAGAATTTTGTATGGGATGCTTTAATGGAGTTTACCCAGTTGCAACACCAGTAGAGAAAGAGATATAG
- the purM gene encoding phosphoribosylformylglycinamidine cyclo-ligase translates to MITYKEAGVNIEEGYKSVKLIKEYAARTMSQYVLNGLGSFAGMVELPSGYEKPVLVSGTDGVGTKLEIAFKNKKYDTVGIDCVAMCVNDILCHGAKPLFFLDYIACGKLEAEVAADLVKGISDGCVDSDCALIGGETAEMPGFYSDGEYDMAGFAVGIADKDKIINGSNIKDGDKLIGIASSGIHSNGYSLIRKVFPDLNEEFNGEEVWKTLITPTKIYVKPVLKLLESYEIKGMAHVTGGGFIENVPRMFNGGDFTAVINKDSYPLPAIFERIIEKGVDKEHMYNTFNMGIGFVLAVKDEDVEPIIKALVEMGEKAYEIGYVTSGGEGICLK, encoded by the coding sequence ATGATTACTTACAAAGAAGCGGGAGTTAACATAGAAGAAGGATATAAATCAGTTAAGCTTATAAAAGAATATGCAGCAAGAACTATGAGTCAATATGTTTTAAATGGTCTTGGAAGTTTTGCTGGGATGGTTGAATTACCATCAGGCTATGAAAAACCAGTTTTAGTTTCTGGAACTGATGGAGTAGGAACTAAACTAGAAATCGCATTTAAGAACAAGAAGTACGATACAGTTGGTATTGACTGCGTAGCTATGTGCGTAAATGATATTTTATGCCATGGGGCAAAACCATTATTTTTCTTAGATTATATAGCTTGTGGGAAGCTTGAAGCTGAAGTTGCAGCAGATTTAGTTAAAGGTATATCGGATGGATGCGTTGATTCTGACTGTGCCTTAATTGGTGGAGAAACAGCTGAAATGCCTGGATTCTATTCAGATGGAGAATATGATATGGCTGGATTTGCAGTTGGTATAGCTGATAAAGATAAGATTATTAATGGAAGCAATATTAAAGATGGAGATAAGTTGATTGGTATAGCCTCTTCTGGAATACATTCTAATGGATATTCATTAATCAGAAAAGTATTCCCAGATTTAAATGAAGAATTTAATGGTGAAGAAGTATGGAAGACATTAATTACACCAACTAAGATTTATGTAAAACCAGTACTTAAATTGTTAGAAAGCTATGAGATTAAAGGTATGGCTCATGTTACAGGTGGTGGATTTATAGAAAATGTTCCAAGAATGTTTAATGGTGGGGACTTCACAGCTGTAATTAACAAAGATTCATATCCACTTCCAGCTATATTTGAAAGAATCATTGAAAAAGGTGTAGACAAGGAGCATATGTATAACACTTTTAACATGGGAATAGGGTTTGTTCTTGCTGTTAAAGATGAAGATGTGGAACCTATTATAAAGGCTTTAGTAGAAATGGGAGAAAAAGCTTATGAAATAGGATACGTAACATCTGGGGGTGAAGGTATTTGTTTAAAATAG
- the purN gene encoding phosphoribosylglycinamide formyltransferase produces MFKIAVLVSGGGTDLQSVIDAVESNYMNVKIEMVIGSRDNIYALERAKKHNIDTFVVNRREYGEESSNKILELTTGKVDLIVLAGFLAILDGEILKEFDNRIINIHPSLIPSFCGPGMYGLKVHEAVIKSGVRFSGCTVHFVNSEVDGGAILLQEVVPVYFEDDAETLQKRILEKEHEILPKAIKLISENKIRVIDGRVKIEE; encoded by the coding sequence TTGTTTAAAATAGCGGTCTTGGTTTCTGGGGGCGGAACAGACCTACAATCGGTAATAGATGCGGTTGAAAGTAACTATATGAATGTTAAGATAGAGATGGTTATAGGAAGCCGTGATAATATTTATGCTTTAGAGAGAGCAAAAAAGCATAATATAGATACTTTTGTTGTTAATAGGCGTGAATATGGTGAAGAATCCTCTAACAAGATCTTAGAATTAACAACGGGAAAGGTTGATTTAATAGTTCTTGCAGGATTTTTGGCAATTTTAGATGGGGAAATATTAAAAGAATTTGATAATAGAATTATAAATATTCATCCATCTTTAATTCCATCGTTTTGTGGACCTGGAATGTACGGATTAAAGGTTCATGAAGCCGTAATTAAAAGTGGTGTAAGATTTTCAGGATGTACAGTTCACTTTGTAAATTCTGAAGTTGATGGGGGTGCCATACTTCTTCAAGAAGTTGTGCCAGTTTATTTTGAAGATGATGCGGAAACACTTCAAAAGAGGATTTTAGAAAAAGAACACGAAATATTACCTAAGGCAATTAAGTTAATTAGCGAAAATAAAATCAGAGTAATTGATGGTAGAGTCAAGATAGAAGAATAA